The Indicator indicator isolate 239-I01 chromosome 32, UM_Iind_1.1, whole genome shotgun sequence genome contains a region encoding:
- the SLC66A1 gene encoding lysosomal amino acid transporter 1 homolog: MGPGSWRGLPLGNLSDCPNGSRWVMDVFSECAQDGWDVASIILGLLSILCFAAASFPQFYQACKTGIMDRALSIYFLLGWLGGDLLNLIGSFLADQLPLQVYTAIYYVLADLVMLALYFYYKVKNRSGFTAPINAAFFFLSLGMLSTVSFLGRGAAVAQEPVTFKGRSLLSAHVDELGLKPFSRSEIIGFTIGSISSVLYLCSRVPQIYTNHKRKSTVGVSYSLFALVMLGNLLYGLSVLLKNPEPGQGDGDYVLHHLPWLVGSLGVLSLDVVISFQFLAYRKGRPSPHEEREALLGEQGGSLES, from the exons ATGggcccagggagctggaggggtCTTCCCCTTGGGAACCTTTCTGACTGTCCCAATGGATCCCGATGGGTGATGGATGTGTTCAGTGAGTGTGCCCAGGACGGCTGGGACGTCGCCAGCATCATCCtggggctgctttccatcctctgctttgcagctgcATCTTTTCC gcagTTTTACCAAGCCTGCAAAACAGGCATCATGGACCGAGCTCTCTCCATATATTTCCTACTGGGATGGCTGGGTGGAGACCTCCTAAACCTCATTGGTTCCTTCCTGGCTGATCAGTTGCCTCTGCAG GTTTACACAGCTATTTACTACGTGCTGGCAGACCTGGTGATGCTCGCTCTCTACTTCTACTACAAAGTGAAGAACAGGAGTGGCT TCACTGCCCCGATCAACGCagccttcttcttcctttccctgggAATGCTGTCAACTGTCTCCTTCCtgggcagaggtgctgctgtggcacaggagcCAGTGACATTTAAAGGGAGGTCCCTGCTGTCTGCCCATGTGGATGAGCTGGGGTTGAAG cctttcagcagGAGTGAGATCATTGGCTTCACCATCGGCTCCATCTCCTCTGTGCTATACCTCTGCTCCCGAGTCCCCCAGATCTACACCAAC cacaagaggaaatccACAGTTGGGGTCTCCTACTCCCTCTTTGCCCTGGTGATGTTGGGGAACTTACTCTATGGCCTCAGCGTCCTCCTGAAGAACCCTGAGCCAGGGCAAGGCGATGGAGACTATGTCCTGCACCACCTGCCCTGGCTGGTGGGCAGCCTGGGGGTCCTGTCCCTCGACGTGGTT ATCTCCTTCCAGTTCCTTGCTTATCGGAAAGGAAGACCAAGCCCCCATGAAGAGAGGGAAGCTCTTCTGGGCGAGCAGGgtggcagcctggagagctga
- the AKR7A2 gene encoding aflatoxin B1 aldehyde reductase member 2: MAATGGVRPGVVLGTMEMGRRAGPEVSATLLRAFVRRGYRLLDTAYMYAGGESEKILGALLADGTEPVEVATKANPWDGKTLKPDSVRSQLHTSLERLKRKSVELFYLHAPDHDTPVEETLRACNELHKEGKFKELGLSNYAAWEVAEICTICKYNNWVMPTVYQGMYNATTRQVEAELFPCLRYYGLRFYAYNPLAGGLLTGKYKYEDKETQPTGRFFGNDWAQAYRNRYWKKHNFQGIDLVERALKDAYGSSAPSLTSAALRWLYHHSKLQGSLGDAVIVGMSNLEQLEQNLDCSEEGPLLPAVVEAFDKAWNLTAHDCPNYFR, encoded by the exons atGGCGGCAACCGGGGGAGTGCGGCCGGGAGTGGTGCTGGGAACCATGGAAATGGGGCGTCGGGCAGGGCCTGAAGTCAGCGCCACGCTTCTCCGTGCTTTTGTCCGGCGTGGTTATCGCCTCCTCGACACCGCTTATATGTACGCGGGGGGAGAGTCGGAGAAAATCTTAGGCGCGCTGCTGGCTGATGGCACGGAGCCCG TGGAAGTTGCCACCAAAGCCAACCCCTGGGATGGGAAGACTCTGAAGCCTGACAGTGTGCGATCACAGCTGCACACATCCTTGGAGAGGCTGAAGAGGAAGAGTGTGGAGCTCTTCTACCTCCATGCCCCTGACCACGACACCCCAGTGGAGGAAACGCTGCGTGCCTGCAATGAGCTGCACAAAGAA GGAAAGTTTAAAGAACTTGGTCTATCAAACTATGCTGCATGGGAGGTGGCAGAAATCTGCACCATCTGCAAATACAACAACTGGGTGATGCCAACTGTCTACCAG GGCATGTACAATGCCACCACTCGCCAGGTGGAAGCTGAGCTCTTCCCATGCCTGAGGTACTACGGACTGCGCTTCTACGCCTACAACCCACTGGCAG GAGGGCTGTTGACTGGCAAGTACAAGTATGAAGACAAAGAGACACAGCCCACAGGAAGGTTTTTTGGGAACGACTGGGCTCAAGCCTACAGGAACAG gtactggaagaaaCACAATTTTCAAGGCATTGACTTAGTAGAAAGAGCTCTGAAAGATGCTTACGGCTCCAGTGCGCCGAGCCTGACCTCTGCTGCTTTGCGTTGGCTGTACCATCACTCCAAACTGCAG GGTTCTCTTGGAGATGCAGTGATTGTTGGGATGTCCAACCTGGAGCAGCTAGAGCAGAACCTtgactgcagtgaggagggCCCCCTGCTGCCAGCCGTGGTGGAGGCATTTGACAAAGCCTGGAACCTGACTGCACACGACTGCCCCAACTACTTCCGCTAG